Within the Acidimicrobiales bacterium genome, the region GCTCCCTCGCCTGGAGCTCCACCGCCCGCGCCGCCGACAACTCGGAGAGGCGCCGCCGGACCTCGTTGACCAGCCGGCCCTGGGTCCGGCGCTCGTCCGGGGACAGGGCACCGAGCGCGGCGTTGCGGGCTGCCAGAGGCGACCGCTTCCCGACGACCTCGGCCTCGGCGGCGCGCAGGTCGTCGGCGGTGGCGGCCGACTCCAGCCGCAGGCGGCCCTGCTTCTCGATGTCGTCCAACTCGTCCGCCGTCACGACCCGTGCAGCTCCTCGAAGGCGTAGAGCGGCAGCGTAAAGCGGAACGTCGAACCCTCGCCGGGAACGGACGTCACGTCCAGCTGCCCGCCGTGCGCCTCCACCAGGCCGCGGCTGATCCACAACCCCAGGCCGGTGCCGTTGGGCTTCGTCTCGGCCCGGCGGAAGAACTTGGTGAACACGCGAGCGAGGTCGCTCTCGGGAAACCCCTCGCCCTGGTCGACAACGGCGACGGACGCCTGGGAGTCGGAGATGTTGCCCTCGACGCGCAGCCCGACGGGAGAGGCGTACTTGCATGCGTTCTCGACCAGGTTGGTGAGGACCTGGACCACCTTGTCGGCGTCGGCGTACACACTGGGGAACGACGCCGGGAAGTCGAGGACGCAGTCGAGGTCCGGATACTCCATGCGGACCTTCTCCACGACGGTGCGGCTGAGGTCGGGAAGGTCGACCATCTGCCGGCGCAGGACCAGGCGGCCCGATTCCAGCCGGCTGATGTCGAGCAACTCGGTGATGAGGCGTGTGACACGGTCGGCGTCGTGGTTGACCTGTTCGAGCATCATCCGCTTCTGGTCGTCGCGCAGGCGCTCCCACCGGTTGAGCAAGAGGCTCGTGTACCCCTTCACCGACGTGAGCGGCGAGCGCAGCTCGTGGCTGACGGTGGACACGATCTCGATGCCGGTGGCGCTCTGGTGGCGGCGTGCCTCGGCCAGCCGCAACGACAACACGGCGCCCTGGAGCCGGCCCCCGTCGCGCAGGTAGCGCCCCGTCGCGTTGACCTTCACCCGCTCGCCGTCCGCCCGGGCGATGCTGATCTCCTGCTCCGGCAGACTGGACACCGAGCGCAGGTTCGCGGACGGATGCCACCCGCCGGCCAGGAGCGGATGGCCTCCCTTGGACCGCGGCGCCAACATCTCGCAGGACTGGCCGACCAGCTGGTCGCTCGGATAGCCGGTGAGGGCGACGGCGGGTTGGTTGACCTCGACGATCCGGCGGGCGCCGTCGAGGCAGACCACAGCGTCGGGAAGCAGGTCGTAGGGCTGCATGTCAGGTGGCGCTGGCCAGTTCCCGCCGGGCCCGCCGCTGGCGGGCGGCCTCGAAGCACAGGATGGCCGCGGCCATACCGACGTTCAGCGAATCGGCTCGGCCCGCCATCGGAATGGTGATCTCGCCGTCGAGGCTCTCCACCACCGAGTCCGGGAGTCCCGAGGCCTCGTTCCCCAGGACGAGGGCGGTGGGAAAGGTGAGATCGGCACTCGTGTAGTCGCCGCCCCGGCCCGCCACCGTGCCGAGGCGGCGCAGGCCCCAGTCGCCCAGTCGCCGCAGCACGTCGACGGGATCACCCCCGTCGACCACGGGGACGTGGAACAGGGCCCCCGCCGACGCCCGCACCGCCTTGGGGTTGTAGAGATCGACGCAGCCGTTGCACGAGATCACGCCGCCGGCCCCCGCCGCCTCGGCGCTGCGGAGCACCGTGCCGGCGTTGCCGGGGTCGCGCACGTCGACGCACACGACCACCAGGGCGGCGGTGCGCAACGCCTCGAGATCCACGTCGACGTACGGCAGGGTGGCCATCACCGGCTGCGGGGTGACCGTGCCGGCGACCCGCTCGAGCACGCCCGGGGCGAGCTCGTGGACGCGCGCGCCGGCGGCCGCGGCCCGGTCGAGCAGATCCGCGGGGGCTCCGGGCGCTGCGAACACCGCTTCGAGAGGCACTCGCGCCGCGAGTGCCTCCGAGATCACCTTGACGCCCTCGGCCACGAAGACCCGCTCGGCCTGCCGCGCGCTGGTGCGCCCCGCGAGCCTCCGCAGCCGTTGGACCTTCTGGTGGCGGTAGGCCAGCCCAGTGCTCAGCGTTGCTCCGACGGCCCGTCCGCCTCGGCGGCGACGCCGTTGGCGTCGGCGGCGGAGACCGCCAGCTTCACCAGGCCGCCGAAGGCAGCCGGGTCGGCCACGGCCATGTCGGCCAGGACCTTGCGGTCGACGTCGATCTCGGCCAGGCGCAGCCCGGCGATGAACCGGCTGTAGCTGACGCCGTGCTCGCGGGTGGCGGCGTTGATCCTCTGGATCCACAGCCGGCGGAACTCACCCTTGCGGGCCCGCCGGTCGCGATAGGCGTAGGCCAGTGAGTGCATGACCTGCTCGTTGGCGGCACGGAAGCTGCGGCTCTTGTTGCCGTAGTAGCCCTGTGCCTGCTCGAGCACGGCCCGACGTCGCTTGTGACTGTGGACGGCGCGCTTGACTCTTGCCATCGTCGGTCCTTTCGTCCGGGGAGGGGTGGAGGGGAGGTGCGGTCGCCGAGACGGGCGGTCAGAGCCCGAGCAGGCGCTTGACCTGCTTCAGGTCGCCGCCGGTGACTTCGGCGCCACGCGCCAGGCGGCGGGTTCGCACCGACGACTTCTTCTCGAGCAGGTGGGCCCGGAACGCCTTGCGGCGGCGGACCTTCCCGCTGCCCGTGACCTTGAAGCGCTTCGCAGCGCCCCTGTCCGTCTTCATCTTCGGCATGGTCAGCCTTCCTGGCGTGCGTCGCCGGATCCGGGGACCGGGGCGACAGTGGTGACGGGCGGGGCCGCCGCCGGCGTGGGCGCGGTGACGGCGTCGGGGGGTGCGGGTGCTGGCGGGGTCGTGGCGGCGGGTGGGGCGGTGGCGTTCGGCGCGGGGGCGGGCGGGCCGGAGGCGGGCGGGGCCGAC harbors:
- a CDS encoding PAS domain-containing sensor histidine kinase, yielding MQPYDLLPDAVVCLDGARRIVEVNQPAVALTGYPSDQLVGQSCEMLAPRSKGGHPLLAGGWHPSANLRSVSSLPEQEISIARADGERVKVNATGRYLRDGGRLQGAVLSLRLAEARRHQSATGIEIVSTVSHELRSPLTSVKGYTSLLLNRWERLRDDQKRMMLEQVNHDADRVTRLITELLDISRLESGRLVLRRQMVDLPDLSRTVVEKVRMEYPDLDCVLDFPASFPSVYADADKVVQVLTNLVENACKYASPVGLRVEGNISDSQASVAVVDQGEGFPESDLARVFTKFFRRAETKPNGTGLGLWISRGLVEAHGGQLDVTSVPGEGSTFRFTLPLYAFEELHGS
- the rpmI gene encoding 50S ribosomal protein L35 produces the protein MPKMKTDRGAAKRFKVTGSGKVRRRKAFRAHLLEKKSSVRTRRLARGAEVTGGDLKQVKRLLGL
- a CDS encoding RNA methyltransferase, which encodes MAEGVKVISEALAARVPLEAVFAAPGAPADLLDRAAAAGARVHELAPGVLERVAGTVTPQPVMATLPYVDVDLEALRTAALVVVCVDVRDPGNAGTVLRSAEAAGAGGVISCNGCVDLYNPKAVRASAGALFHVPVVDGGDPVDVLRRLGDWGLRRLGTVAGRGGDYTSADLTFPTALVLGNEASGLPDSVVESLDGEITIPMAGRADSLNVGMAAAILCFEAARQRRARRELASAT
- the rplT gene encoding 50S ribosomal protein L20 — translated: MARVKRAVHSHKRRRAVLEQAQGYYGNKSRSFRAANEQVMHSLAYAYRDRRARKGEFRRLWIQRINAATREHGVSYSRFIAGLRLAEIDVDRKVLADMAVADPAAFGGLVKLAVSAADANGVAAEADGPSEQR